The Pseudomonadota bacterium region GATACGAGACCTGATCGCAGACTTAATCTCCTCCTCCGTTTTTCCCACACCTGAAAACACTATCTTCTTACCGGGTATGCGGGCGCAAAGTGCCCTGTATAGTTCACCCCCTGATACTATATCTGCACCACCCCCGAGCCTCTCTATAACCTTCAAAATCGCTATGTTTGAATTTGCCTTACAGGAATAGCAGATAATATGGGGTATCCCTTTAAAGGCATTATCAAAGACACGCAAGTGGCGTGCGAGTGTTTTATAGCTATATACATAGAGAGGTGTTCCAGCAGCCTTAACTATGGCATCTATGGGTACATCTTCACAGTATAATTTGCTATCTCTATATCTGAAGAAATGCATGGCTTATTCTTTCAATATTATTATAGACTCACGTGAAGGCTCACTCTCATTCCCTGACGTATCGAGAGAGGTTATATAATATGAGACATATCTGTAATTAGGAATCTCCCTGTCAAAAAACATATTCCCCTTCACAGGCTCTTTATTCAACTTCTGCGCCTTCCCGGCACTTATCCTGAACACATTATAGCCTAAAATATCCTTTTCTACACTCTCCTTCCAGCTAATAACCACACCATTTTCCTTTCTCTCAGCCTTTACATTCGTTGCGGTTGAAGGGGATGTCTTGTCCATTGGTACTACCTCTACCTTTAATCCTTCACCCTCCCATCTCAATCCGCCTGTCTCCTTTACCTTCCTGATTTCGTATTTGTATTTCTTCCCATTCTCAAGCCCTGAATCTACAAAGTATGGTCTCGCAAGCGGTGCACTATTGAGTGGAGAAAGGGGGTAGGTATCATCATCATACCTGTACACATTATATGAAAAACCTTCCTCCTTTGGCCACGACAATTCAACCTTTCCATCCTCCCCCTTTGCAGAAATGTCTCTAAGTGATTCCGGTGGTTTCTCCCATTTTATAGAAAATACATTCGAGGTATCCCCTCGAAGACCCTTTTTTGTAATAGGATAAACCTTATACGCATATTCAAACCCATCCGCTAAATCATCATCATATACATATAGCTTTCCATTAGATATCGTATAACCCTTTTCTTCTTCAAGGCGGATCTCTTTAAACGGTTCAAAGACCCCCAGACAACTGCCACAACTCTTAAACATCTTAAAGCCTGCAAGGTCTATCACTGCTGACCCGTCCTTGTTTCGCTGTGGCATTGAAAAGGAAAGGAATAAAACCCCATCCCTTACTCCTCCTGATAAATCATTTATGCCCCCCGGTATAGGTAATCCCTTCGGCAAGGGGTCTCCCTTCTTACCACAGGAAGTTAAAAGCAATATTATCCCGATACTAAGAATTAAGATATATCTTTTCTTCATTAATTTCTTTTTCAACCCCTTTAAAAGAAGCAGCCCCTGTGGTTTTTCTATTCTTTAAGATGTTACGGGGATTGATATAATCAAAAACATCATTCCCAAAGGCCCTGGAATATTTTTTTATATCTCCAATCTTCATCTCCCACAGGGATTTACCTTTTTCCTCACACCCTCTCACCAGTTTACCAACTATTCCATGTGCTTCCCTGAAGGGTATCCCTTTTATAGTGAGATATTCTGCCATCTCAACAGCCGGCATAAAGCTATCATATACAGCAGCTTCCATCCTTTTTTTGTTTACCATCATACCCTTTATACACAGTTCCATGATAGAAATCGCATCTTTTGCAGTACTTATTGCATGGAATAGAGGTTCCTTATCTTCCTGGAGGTCTCTGTTATAAGCGAGCGGAAGGGCCTTCATCATTGAAAACATACTGAAGAGGTCACCGATAACGCGGGACGATTTGCCCCTTATCAGCTCCAATCCATCAGGGTTCTTTTTATGAGGCATGAGACTACTGCCTGTGCATAACTCATCAGGCAATGTAACAAATGAAAACTCCTCTGTAGAAAAGATTATGAGATCCTCTGAGATCCTTGAGAGATGTATCATTATCATGGCAAAGCAAAAGATGGCATCCAGAACAAAATCCCTATCAGACACCGCATCAATACTATTTTCAGAAATCTTTGAGAAGCCCAATCTCTGCCTCACATACTCCCTGTCCAATGGTATGGTCGAACCTGCAAGTGCACCACTTCCAAGGGGCAAAACATCTACCCCCTTTTTTATATCCTTGAGCCTTTCCCTGTCCCTTTTGAACATATAGTAGTACGCCATCAAATAATGGGAAAAGGTGATTACCTGGGCCCTCTGCATGTGGGTATACCCTGGCATAATAGTCCTTTTCTCTTTCTCTGCCCTGCCTATTAAACCCTTAAGCAGTCTGCACAGGCACTCATCTATGTTGTTAAGCTCTTCTTTTAAAAACATCCTCATATCAAGAGAGACCTGGTCATTCCTGCTTCTTCCTGTATGGAGCTTTTTCCCTGCATCCCCTATTTTCTCTATAAGCCGCGCTTCTATATGCATGTGTATATCTTCCATCGCATCTGAGAATGAAAGTTTCCCTCCTTTAATCTCCCTTTTTATTTCATCAAGGGCAGTTACGATTGTTCTTTTTTCTTTCTCCGTTAAGATACCAATCTTCTTTAGCATCTCGGCATGTGCCTTACTCCCCTCAATATCGTATTCAAAAAGCGTCCAATCAAAGCGGATAGAGGCACTGAATCTCTCCATAAGGGGGTTTGTTTTACCTTTAAATCTACCTCCCCACGCCTTCATGTTCTTTCACCAAATATTGCTGTACCAATTCTTACCATGGTAGCGCCCTCCTCGATTGCTACTTCAAAATCTGAAGACATTCCCATAGAGAGTTCCTTCATATCCAGTAAAAACTCCCTATTAGCCCTTTGCATAATCTCCCTTAATCCACTGAAAATGCCCCTTACTTCCTCAGGTGTTTCAGTATACGGTGCCATAGTCATAAGCCCAATGGGTTTCACATGTCTTAATGTATTAACCTTTCTTAGCATTCTCCTCAGATTTTCTTCTGTAGTCCCGTATTTGGAGGTTTCGCCGGAGAGATTCAACTCGAACAGAACCTTTATATCCTTTTCATATCTATCGAGGCCCTCAAGAAGTTCCCATCTGTCAACCGAATGAACGTAATTAAAAAGTCTTTGTATATATTTTACCTTATTTGTCTGTACATAACCAATCATATGCCAGCAAACGCCTTGCTCGAATCCTTCGATTTTTCTCTTTGCCTCTTGAATATAATTTTCCCCGAAATCCCCAATACCACAGGAGGCAGCATCCCGTATCCTTTCGATGTCAACACCCTTAGTAACACCAATTAATCGCACACTTAGTTCAGATCTACCTGCCCTGCTACAAGCCCTCGCTATTCTTTCCTTTACACGCTTGATCGAGTCTTCAATCTTCTTCAAGAGAGAACGCCCAATGACAAAAGAACCTCAGCAACCTCACATACGGGAAGGCCAACAACATTTGTGTAGGACCCCTTTATCTCCTTTACCATATAACCGCCCTTACCCTGCACTGCATATGAACCTGCCTTTCCCAGGGGTTCCGACGTTTTTATATACCTTATAATTTCTTCATCGGATAAGTCTCTGACAAAAACCCTTGTCTCCACTGCATCCCGATACACAATATCCTTTGATAAATTCAGGACGCAGTAGCCTGTAATAACCTTATGCCATTTTCCTCCTAAGGTCTTCAGCATATCGAAAGCTTCTTTTTCACCCTTTGGTTTCCCCAGCACCTTGTTTTTATACACAACCGCTGTATCTGCCCCGATAATCCATTTATCCGGAAAATGGCTTCCCACCTTAGAGGCCTTTTCATACGATATTCTCAACACATACTCCCTTGGAGGCTCATCCTTCCTCCTGCGTTCATCAATATCAGGGGGTATAATGGAAAA contains the following coding sequences:
- a CDS encoding Maf family protein; this encodes MFQVKDGDSIILASESTRRVDILRTLGISFSIIPPDIDERRRKDEPPREYVLRISYEKASKVGSHFPDKWIIGADTAVVYKNKVLGKPKGEKEAFDMLKTLGGKWHKVITGYCVLNLSKDIVYRDAVETRVFVRDLSDEEIIRYIKTSEPLGKAGSYAVQGKGGYMVKEIKGSYTNVVGLPVCEVAEVLLSLGVLS
- the argH gene encoding argininosuccinate lyase, whose amino-acid sequence is MKAWGGRFKGKTNPLMERFSASIRFDWTLFEYDIEGSKAHAEMLKKIGILTEKEKRTIVTALDEIKREIKGGKLSFSDAMEDIHMHIEARLIEKIGDAGKKLHTGRSRNDQVSLDMRMFLKEELNNIDECLCRLLKGLIGRAEKEKRTIMPGYTHMQRAQVITFSHYLMAYYYMFKRDRERLKDIKKGVDVLPLGSGALAGSTIPLDREYVRQRLGFSKISENSIDAVSDRDFVLDAIFCFAMIMIHLSRISEDLIIFSTEEFSFVTLPDELCTGSSLMPHKKNPDGLELIRGKSSRVIGDLFSMFSMMKALPLAYNRDLQEDKEPLFHAISTAKDAISIMELCIKGMMVNKKRMEAAVYDSFMPAVEMAEYLTIKGIPFREAHGIVGKLVRGCEEKGKSLWEMKIGDIKKYSRAFGNDVFDYINPRNILKNRKTTGAASFKGVEKEINEEKIYLNS
- a CDS encoding YggS family pyridoxal phosphate-dependent enzyme gives rise to the protein MKKIEDSIKRVKERIARACSRAGRSELSVRLIGVTKGVDIERIRDAASCGIGDFGENYIQEAKRKIEGFEQGVCWHMIGYVQTNKVKYIQRLFNYVHSVDRWELLEGLDRYEKDIKVLFELNLSGETSKYGTTEENLRRMLRKVNTLRHVKPIGLMTMAPYTETPEEVRGIFSGLREIMQRANREFLLDMKELSMGMSSDFEVAIEEGATMVRIGTAIFGERT